From Cydia strobilella chromosome 4, ilCydStro3.1, whole genome shotgun sequence, the proteins below share one genomic window:
- the LOC134740819 gene encoding maltase 2-like, whose amino-acid sequence MRAIFLLPLLVALCASNAIDRKDELEQDWWQTTIFYQIYPRSFADSDGDGIGDLSGITSKLEYIKETGVGAIWLSPMFQSPMYDFGYDISDFYAVHDEYGTMEDFEALTAKAGELGIKVVLDLVPNHSSNESVWFQKALQGDEKYYNYYIWEDGVIDEDGNMQPPNNWLSHFHNSAWEYKEEVGKYYLHQFVVGQPDLNYRNPDVVEEMNNVVRFWIEKGVAGFRVDAVNCLFEVDKNLWGGKYPDEPLSGAFGVALNDHDSLDHIYTKDQNETYYVVYDWRDILDEYKAKDGLTRIMMTEVYAKIQDVVKYYGEGNREGAQIPFNFDLITDVDGSSSANDIKRAIDNFLTYKPVDKDANWVIGNHDNNRMASRYHPELVDGLNMMILLLPGVGITYMGEELGLVDGYVSWEDTVDPAGCNPNDPINYEKWSRDPERTPFQWSAEKNAGFSTADKTWLPVAEGYETLNVEVQRAAERSHLKVYQALAALRQDPVFRYGRYESLALNHDVLAFRRWYDKEIYIVVVNTKDSDHVLDLTYLEDVEKDLVVVIRSIESAKNEGDTFEANAVPIAGYEALVLRKK is encoded by the exons atgagGGCAATATTTTTGCTGCCTCTTTTGGTGGCTCTTTGTGCTAGCAATGCTATTGATAGGAAAGACGAACTAGAACAAGACTGGTGGCAGACTacaattttttatcaaatctATCCTCGGTCGTTCGCTGACAGTGACGGTGATGGCATCGGTGATCTAAGCG gtatcaCTTCAAAACTGGAATATATCAAAGAAACTGGTGTTGGAGCTATTTGGTTATCACCTATGTTCCAATCACCCATGTACGACTTTGGATACGATATCTCTGATTTTTACGCTGTTCACGATGAATATGGTACCATGGAGGACTTCGAAGCCCTTACTGCAAAAGCTGGAGAACTAG GAATCAAAGTTGTATTAGATCTCGTGCCTAACCACTCGTCCAATGAAAGTGTATGGTTTCAAAAAGCTCTGCAAGGtgatgaaaaatactataattacTATATTTGGGAAGATGGTGTTATTGATGAAGATGGAAACATGCAACCACCAAATAACTGG CTGAGCCACTTCCACAATAGCGCCTGGGAATACAAAGAAGAAGTTGGAAAATACTACCTGCACCAATTCGTAGTGGGCCAACCTGATCTCAACTACAGAAACCCTGATGTCGTCGAAGAAATGAAT AACGTTGTCCGTTTTTGGATCGAAAAAGGAGTCGCCGGATTCAGAGTTGATGCTGTGAATTGCCTGTTTGAGGTGGATAAAAATTTATGGGGTGGCAAATATCCCGATGAACCACTGTCAGGAGCTTTTGGAGTTGCTTTAAATGATCATGATTCGCTCGACCATATCTACACAAAGGACCAAAATGAAACTTATTACGTTGTTTATGATTGGAGAGATATTCTTGACGAATATAAAGCTAAGGATGGATTGACCAGAATAATGATGACTGAAGTGTACGCTAAGATTCAAGATGTTGTAAAGTATTACGGAGAAGGGAATAGAGAGGGAGCTCAAATACCTTTTAACTTCGATCTAATCACGGATGTTGATGGGTCGTCATCTGCAAATGATATCAAAAGAGCTATCGATAATTTTTTGACGTACAAGCCTGTTGACAAAGATGCTAACTGGGTG ATTGGAAATCATGATAACAACCGCATGGCAAGCAGATATCACCCTGAGTTGGTTGATGGTCTTAACATGATGATCTTGCTTCTGCCTGGAGTGGGAATAACATATATG GGTGAAGAACTTGGTCTTGTTGATGGCTATGTTAGCTGGGAGGACACCGTTGATCCTGCTGGATGCAATCCTAATGATCCTATCAACTACGAAAAGTGGTCCAGAGACCCTGAGAGGACTCCATTCCAATGGAGCGCTGAGAAAAATGCAG GCTTTTCTACTGCTGACAAGACCTGGCTGCCAGTAGCCGAAGGTTATGAGACGTTGAACGTGGAAGTGCAAAGAGCAGCTGAGAGGTCTCATCTGAAGGTCTACCAGGCTCTGGCTGCTTTACGACAGGACCCAGTATTCAGATATGGACGCTACGAGTCACTTGCTTTGAACCATGATGTCTTAGCTTTCAGAAG GTGGTATGACAAAGAAATCTATATCGTAGTCGTGAACACGAAAGACTCGGACCATGTATTGGATCTGACATACCTTGAAGACGTGGAAAAAGACCTCGTAGTTGTAATAAGAAGCATAGAGTCGGCGAAAAATGAAGG GGATACATTTGAAGCTAATGCGGTGCCCATTGCTGGTTACGAAGCGCTGGTCCtcagaaagaaataa
- the LOC134741185 gene encoding maltase A1-like, with product MMKEIFFLPILLVTFLPLLFVNRTSSKQEIEWWEKTIFYQICPRSFMDSDGDGVGDLNGITSKLEYIKELGVDAVWISPFFKSPIYDFGYDISDFYSIHDEYGTMEDFDKLMIKAKKFDIKIILDLAPNHGSNESLWFQKALEGDKKYFDYFVWEDGVVDENGKLHPPNNWISVFRKSSWEYREETGKYYLHQITTAQPDFNYRNLNVVEEMKNIIRFWLDKGIAGFRVGAINHLFEVDKEKHGGKYPDEPLSGKSLDDPLNHAYLNHIYTKNQPESYDMVYQWRDIYDEYHAKDGFSRVMMIEVYSTPHDTMKYFGDGGRNGAHIPFNFALITDVNGKSTANEIKYAIDKYLTFKPIDKLANWVIGNHDQSRVASRYSPKSVDAMNMLSMLLPGISVTYMGEEIGMIDGYVSWEDTMDPGGCNSDDPINYWRYSRDPNRTPFQWTSGKNAGFSTANKTWLPVAEGYENLNVETQRGIERSHLNIYKKLARLRVEPAFRYGRFESIALNGDVFAFRRWHNGETFVIVINFRDEVYTVDLNYFENVVGDLEVVIANDHSQRSNGDIIEATNVRVVGRESLVLKVR from the exons ATGATGAAGGAaattttctttttaccaatactgTTAGTTACCTTTTTACCGTTATTATTTGTTAATCGAACAAGTTCAAAACAGGAAATAGAATGGTGGGAGAAAACCATTTTTTACCAGATCTGCCCAAGATCATTTATGGATAGTGATGGCGATGGAGTAGGTGATCTTAATG GAATCACATCTAAATTGGAATACATAAAGGAGCTGGGAGTTGATGCCGTATGGATTTCTCCCTTCTTTAAATCGCCTATCTACGATTTTGGATACGATATATCTGATTTCTACAGCATCCATGATGAGTACGGCACTATGGAAGATTTCGACAAACTGAtgataaaagcaaaaaaatttg atatTAAGATCATCTTAGACCTGGCACCAAATCATGGTAGCAATGAAAGTTTATGGTTTCAAAAGGCTCTTGAAGGCGATAAGAAATATTTCGATTACTTTGTATGGGAAGACGGAGTAGTCGATGAAAACGGGAAACTGCATCCACCAAATAATTGg atTAGTGTCTTTCGCAAAAGTTCTTGGGAATACAGAGAAGAAACTGGTAAATATTACCTCCATCAGATCACCACTGCTCAGCCAGATTTTAACTACCGGAATCTTAACGTAGTTGAGGAGATGAAAAATATTATTCGCTTCTGGCTTGACAAAGGTATAGCTGGGTTTAGAGTAGGGGCTATCAACCATCTGTTTGAAGTAGACAAGGAGAAGCATGGTGGGAAGTATCCTGACGAACCTTTGTCTGGTAAAAGCCTTGATGATCCACTCAATCATGCTTACTTGAATCACATTTATACGAAGAACCAGCCTGAGTCTTATGACATGGTTTATCAATGGCGTGATATTTACGACGAATATCATGCAAAAGATGGATTTAGTAGAGTAATGATGATTGAAGTATATTCAACGCCGCATGATACAATGAAATACTTCGGTGATGGTGGCCGCAATGGAGCACATATTCCCTTTAATTTCGCATTAATTACTGATGTCAATGGAAAATCTACTGCAAATGAAATCAAATATGctattgataaatatttaacttttaaacCTATTGATAAATTGGCTAACTGGGTG ATTGGAAACCATGATCAAAGTAGAGTTGCGTCTAGGTACAGTCCAAAGTCAGTAGATGCGATGAATATGCTATCGATGTTGCTCCCAGGAATAAGTGTAACATATATG GGTGAAGAAATCGGCATGATAGACGGTTATGTCAGCTGGGAAGACACAATGGACCCAGGCGGCTGCAATTCTGACGATCCAATAAATTACTGGAGATATTCTAGGGATCCAAATAGAACTCCATTTCAGTGGACCTCTGGCAAAAATGCTG GTTTCTCCACTGCAAATAAGACATGGCTACCGGTCGCAGAAGGCTATGAAAACCTGAACGTTGAGACGCAGCGTGGAATTGAGCGGTCACATCTGAATATTTACAAGAAACTTGCTCGTCTTCGTGTAGAACCCGCATTTAGATATGGAAGATTTGAATCGATTGCTTTAAATGGCGATGTGTTTGCATTCAGAAG ATGGCACAATGGTGAGACCTTCGTAATTGTTATCAACTTTAGAGATGAAGTCTACACTGTTGACTTAAATTACTTCGAGAACGTCGTTGGTGATCTTGAGGTTGTGATAGCCAATGATCACTCACAAAGAAGCAACGG CGACATTATAGAAGCAACCAACGTGAGAGTGGTCGGAAGAGAATCCCTGGTGCTAAAAGTTAGATAA
- the LOC134740818 gene encoding maltase A1-like, protein MRVVFLLPFLVAFCLSDPIEEGEVDWWQSTIFYQIYPRSYADSNNDGIGDLNGIRSKLEYIKEIGVGAIWLSPIFQSPMYDFGYDIADFYAIHDEYGTMADFEALTARAAELGIKVVLDLVPNHSSNESEWFKKALEGDSKYYNYFVWEDGVIDENGTRHPPNNWLSHFHGSAWEYRSETGKYYLHQFVIGQPDLNYRNPELVAEMNNVVRHWLGKGVAGFRVDAANTLFEVDKEKFGGKYPDEPLSGAVGVALDDHDSLNHIYTKNQNETPYIIYGWRDILDEFKAQDGMSRTMMTEVYANIQEVVKYFGEGNRNGAQMPFNFDLITDVNEASSAPDIKRAIDKFLTYKPLDKDANWVVGNHDNHRMASRYGATLVDGINMIVLLLPGVGVTYMGEEIGLLDGEVTWEQTVDPAGCNTDPDNYFRYSRDPERTPMQWNAQANAGFSNASTTWLPVASNYRTLNVEAQKAATRSHLKNYQALSKLRLDRVFRLGRFESLALNEDVFAFKRWYNGEVYLVVVNMRDTAHDVNLTHFEHVEGDVTVVIRSVDSNKNEGDVFSASSVPLAGYEAVVWKASGATELKSLSIVSLCFVYLLVYLYSNANN, encoded by the exons ATGAGAGTGGTATTTCTGCTGCCATTTTTGGTAGCGTTTTGTTTAAGTGACCCCATTGAGGAGGGCGAAGTTGATTGGTGGCAGAGTACCATTTTCTACCAGATTTATCCACGGTCGTACGCTGACAGCAATAACGATGGCATTGGTGATCTTAATg gaatCAGATCAAAATTAGAATACATTAAGGAAATTGGAGTTGGCGCGATATGGCTGTCGCCGATATTTCAGTCACCCATGTACGACTTTGGTTACGATATTGCGGATTTCTACGCAATCCATGATGAATATGGCACTATGGCTGACTTCGAAGCCCTTACAGCAAGGGCTGCAGAACTcg GAATCAAGGTGGTATTAGATCTTGTACCTAATCATTCGTCTAATGAAAGTGAATGGTTCAAAAAAGCACTGGAAGGCGATTCAAAGTACTACAATTATTTTGTCTGGGAAGATGGTGTGATCGATGAGAATGGAACCCGACACCCTCCCAACAATTGG cttaGCCATTTCCATGGTAGCGCCTGGGAGTATAGATCAGAAACGGGCAAATACTATTTACACCAGTTTGTTATTGGTCAGCCTGATCTTAACTACCGAAACCCTGAACTGGTCGCAGAGATGAAC AATGTTGTCCGTCATTGGCTAGGAAAAGGAGTAGCTGGATTCAGAGTAGACGCAGCAAACACTTTATTCGAAGTTGACAAGGAAAAATTTGGTGGCAAGTATCCTGATGAACCCCTGTCAGGAGCTGTGGGTGTGGCATTAGACGACCATGATTCGTTAAACCATATTTATACTAAGAACCAAAACGAAACCCCTTATATTATCTATGGTTGGAGAGATATTCTTGATGAGTTTAAAGCCCAAGATGGCATGTCAAGAACAATGATGACTGAAGTGTACGCTAATATTCAGGAAGTTGTCAAATATTTTGGAGAAGGAAACAGAAACGGTGCACAGATGCCATTTAATTTTGATCTAATTACTGACGTGAATGAAGCTTCGTCCGCCCCTGATATTAAAAGGGCTATAGACAAGTTCTTGACGTATAAACCTCTTGATAAAGATGCAAATTGGGTG GTTGGCAATCACGACAACCATCGAATGGCAAGTAGATACGGCGCCACACTTGTTGATGGCATAAACATGATTGTGTTGCTTCTTCCTGGAGTCGGAGTTACTTATATG GGTGAAGAAATAGGTCTATTGGATGGTGAAGTCACCTGGGAACAAACAGTTGATCCTGCTGGTTGTAACACCGATCCAGATAACTACTTTAGATATTCCAGAGATCCTGAGAGAACACCTATGCAATGGAATGCGCAGGCAAATGCAG GTTTTTCTAACGCTAGCACAACTTGGTTACCAGTAGCCAGCAACTACAGAACATTAAACGTGGAAGCCCAAAAGGCAGCCACCAGGTCACATTTGAAGAACTACCAAGCTCTATCAAAGCTCCGGTTGGACAGAGTGTTCCGACTTGGACGCTTTGAGTCACTTGCTTTGAACGAAGATGTATTTGCTTTTAAAAG GTGGTACAACGGAGAGGTTTACCTTGTGGTAGTGAACATGCGAGACACGGCGCACGACGTGAACCTGACACACTTTGAACACGTCGAAGGTGACGTCACTGTTGTGATAAGGAGCGTGGATTCGAATAAGAACGAAGG AGATGTTTTCTCCGCCTCTTCGGTCCCATTAGCTGGGTATGAAGCTGTGGTGTGGAAGGCCAGTGGTGCCACGGAGCTCAAGAGTCTAAGCATTGTTTCACTGTGTTTCGTTTATTTACTAGTCTATTTGTATTCAAATGCTAACAATTAG
- the LOC134740791 gene encoding maltase A1-like — protein MKSVFLLPLLLVLAQGSTENEKEWWETTIFYQIYPRSFMDSDGDGIGDLNGITSKLEYLKEIGVGATWLSPMFSSPMYDFGYDISDFYDVHDEYGTMEDFERLIAKANELDIKIILDLVPNHGSNESEWFEKALQGDEKYFDYFVWEDGVVDDNGDLQPPNNWISVFRKSAWEYREEVGKYYLHQFVIGQPDFNYRNPDVVEEMKNVIRFWFDKGVAGFRIDAIAHLFEVDKDKFGGKYPDEPISGNSLDDPLSHGYLNHIYTTDQDETYDMVYQWRDIYEEYKAKDDFSRVMMVEIYASPQKTMKYFGEGDRIGAHMPFNFALISDVNGESTAAEIKYAVDKFLTFKPLDKLANWVTGNHDNNRVASRYSPKVVDGMNMLVLLLPGVAVTYMGEEIGMVDGYVSWEDTVDPSGCNTDDPINYWQASRDPERTPFQWSSDKNAGFSTADKTWLPVAEGYENLNVEVQRDITRSHLNVYKALAQLRTEPTFIYGRYESGALNGDIFAFRRWYNGENYVILVNFRDESYTIDLSYFENVTGELEVVLTSIQSPKNTGDLVEATAVEVVGSESFVVKVKA, from the exons ATGAAGTCGGTGTTTCTCTTGCCTTTACTCTTAGTTCTAGCTCAGGGGAGCACAGAAAACGAGAAAGAATGGTGGGAGACGACTATCTTCTACCAGATCTATCCGAGATCTTTCATGGATAGTGATGGGGATGGCATAGGGGATTTAAATG GAATAACATCTAAGTTGGAATATTTGAAGGAAATAGGTGTCGGTGCCACTTGGCTCTCGCCTATGTTCTCATCTCCAATGTATGATTTCGGGTATGACATCTCTGACTTTTACGATGTCCACGATGAGTATGGAACTATGGAGGATTTTGAAAGACTTATCGCCAAGGCGAACGAATTAG ATATTAAAATCATTTTGGACTTGGTACCTAATCATGGCAGTAACGAAAGTGAATGGTTTGAAAAAGCCCTTCAAGGTGACgagaaatattttgattacttTGTTTGGGAGGACGGAGTAGTTGATGATAATGGAGATCTGCAGCCGCCCAATAATtgg atTAGCGTTTTCCGAAAAAGTGCATGGGAGTACAGAGAGGAAGTAGGAAAATATTACCTTCATCAATTTGTCATCGGTCAACCAGACTTTAACTATCGAAATCCTGATGTGGTTGAGGAGATGAAAAATGTCATTCGGTTTTGGTTCGACAAAGGCGTCGCTGGATTCAGAATTGATGCTATCGCGCATCTTTTCGAAGTAGACAAAGATAAATTTGGTGGAAAATACCCAGACGAACCTATCTCAGGAAACAGTTTGGATGACCCGCTCAGTCACGGTTACTTGAACCATATATACACAACTGACCAAGATGAAACTTACGACATGGTTTACCAGTGGCGTGATATTTATGAAGAATATAAGGCCAAAGATGATTTTTCCAGAGTAATGATGGTTGAAATCTACGCAAGTCCTCAGAAAACAATGAAGTACTTTGGAGAGGGTGACCGCATAGGAGCACATATGCCATTTAATTTTGCATTAATTTCTGACGTCAACGGTGAATCTACGGCTGCTGAGATCAAGTATGCTGTTGATAAGTTTTTGACCTTTAAGCCCCTTGACAAGTTAGCCAACTGGGTG ACCGGTAACCACGACAATAATAGAGTCGCTTCTAGATACAGCCCGAAGGTAGTGGATGGAATGAATATGCTTGTTCTTCTATTGCCAGGTGTTGCCGTGACTTATATG GGTGAAGAAATTGGAATGGTTGATGGTTACGTCAGTTGGGAGGACACAGTAGACCCAAGTGGATGCAACACTGATGATCCCATCAACTACTGGCAAGCGTCAAGAGATCCCGAAAGAACGCCTTTCCAGTGGAGCTCTGACAAAAATGCTG GATTTTCGACGGCAGACAAGACTTGGCTGCCTGTTGCTGAGGGCTATGAAAACTTGAACGTGGAAGTACAGCGTGACATCACGAGGTCACATTTGAACGTCTACAAGGCGTTGGCTCAACTTCGCACGGAACCCACATTCATATATGGCAGATACGAGTCAGGCGCGCTGAACGGAGACATCTTCGCTTTCCGaag GTGGTACAATGGAGAGAATTACGTGATCCTCGTCAACTTCAGAGATGAATCTTACACTATCGACTTAAGCTATTTCGAGAATGTTACCGGGGAGTTGGAGGTCGTTCTTACTAGTATCCAGTCACCGAAGAATACTGG ggACTTGGTAGAGGCAACTGCTGTGGAGGTTGTCGGCAGCGAATCTTTCGTCGTCAAAGTTAAAGCATGA